A window from Pseudomonas sp. Tri1 encodes these proteins:
- the ccmB gene encoding heme exporter protein CcmB gives MSVFGLLLAREARLLFRRPAELANPLVFFAIVIALFPLAVGPETQLLQTLSPGLVWVAALLSVLLSLDGLFRSDFEDGSLEQWVLSSHPLALLVLAKVLAHWVFSGLALVLLSPLLAMMLGLPAACMPVLLVSLLLGTPVLSLLGAVGAALTVGLKRGGLLLALLILPLYIPVLILGSGALQAALQGMPAIGYLLWLGSLTALAITLTPFAIAAGLKISVGE, from the coding sequence ATGAGTGTGTTTGGCCTGTTGCTTGCCCGCGAGGCGCGCTTGTTGTTCCGCCGCCCGGCCGAATTGGCCAATCCGCTGGTGTTCTTTGCGATCGTCATCGCGTTGTTCCCGCTGGCGGTCGGTCCGGAGACTCAATTGTTGCAAACCTTGTCGCCGGGGTTGGTCTGGGTGGCGGCGCTTTTATCGGTCCTGCTCTCGCTGGACGGGCTTTTCCGCAGTGATTTCGAAGACGGTTCCCTGGAACAGTGGGTCCTTTCGTCGCACCCCCTGGCCCTTCTGGTTTTGGCCAAGGTACTGGCACACTGGGTTTTTTCTGGTCTGGCACTGGTATTGCTCTCGCCACTGCTGGCGATGATGCTGGGCTTGCCCGCCGCGTGCATGCCAGTGCTGCTAGTGTCGCTGCTGCTTGGCACCCCGGTGCTGAGCCTGCTCGGTGCGGTGGGGGCGGCATTGACGGTGGGACTCAAGCGCGGTGGCCTGTTGCTGGCCCTGCTGATTTTGCCGTTGTACATCCCGGTGCTGATCCTCGGCAGTGGCGCCTTGCAGGCAGCACTGCAAGGCATGCCGGCAATCGGTTATCTGCTGTGGCTTGGGAGCCTGACCGCCCTGGCGATAACCCTGACACCCTTTGCAATAGCCGCTGGCCTGAAAATCAGCGTCGGCGAATAA